tctcactcccaactcaAATATGTCAGCGTGGTCAGTGGTCATAATTAGCATGTTCTTATGTGAAATGGTCACAGCTTAGTTATGTTTAGGCACCTATATTGAGGATGGTTTGAATTAAGTTAAATATGTTAGTTGCGTGTGTTTGTTATGTCCATTAAGTTGGGGCTCTTCGTCCTCTGGACACCATAAATGTGTGTACAtaatgtcatggcaatccatccaatagcttTTAGAATATTTCCACTGACCcacactgacattgccatccATGAACATATTTGTTCTTAGCATCTTCAGATTTCTCTTCCTGGGTTACAGCTCCAACCTCAGCTGCTGACAGCAGGACAATGCAAACAAGCAAGTCTTAACATTGTTAAGACATCTGGAATCCAATGAGGGTCAAGGATGCTTGACCATATGACATCAGAACACGGAAGACTGGATCTTTCTGTCTTCACCTTAACATTATACCGTGCTATATACCAGCACCAGTACACCAGTATTCCTAATTGAATGAGCAAATCATACCATACACTAACCATGAGCGGTGATACATTCAAAATAGGTCAGTGAAGTATTCTTTGTGGGCaagaaacagacatttcattGAACTGCTCGCACTTGTCTCCAGAGTCTGTTGAGTAGaggtgttgttttgtgtgttatctCTCGTGGCGTTATGTGGTGCTGTTATATATCCCAAACATGACGGTGAGGGGATTTAGAGGCAATTGGGCAACTGTATCTCATGTTATTAATGGAAAGCCGGAGGAGATGGGCATGCTGTATAGTCTGCTTTCTTATTTTGAGTAACACATTTGTTCACAGTTGCTCCTCTACACCCACACACTGCTTTGTTCATATGATACACTCATTTTTTGCATCTTTCTAGTCAATAACCAGAGATCTCTAAGGGAGTTTGCACCTTTTCCTCAATATCGTCCTTCTATGTTTAGCTGCTTTGCATTTCCATGGCACAtgtcacatgtcacatgtcACAAGAAGCAAAGGCAGGCTTTCCAGTATACATCACACATCTGATACATCTGACTCTTGTCTTTTTTCTAAAACCCCTGAGCACATTTAAAGTATATCATCATCACAAATACTAGAGCTGTAcagaatgtcatttttttttcccctgaatgAATCTTTGAATGTCTGTCGTAACGTTTTATGACGGTATCACCCTAAAAATATAATGCTCTAACGAAATCCTCAATTTGAATAAAGTAATTCATTTGATTATACAAGTTAGCCCATTCTCTGTTAAATCATCATAAATACATGTGGGCAGCAGGCTAATCTAGTAAAGgcataaaataatgatgaaataataatcaCAACCTTAGGCTTATTGCCGCTGGACCACCCAGATAATACAGGTGCGTGCCTCCTTTTGTGTGTGGCAAATAGGAGAGCAAACAGTTTTTtgactgcagtgaaaatgtttttgaaaagatggatgaatggattgaGGCAGAATATTTTGTTTGATTCAAACACAATGTGAATTTTGGAAATGATTACATCTGTATTTTTTTGACATTCGGACTTGTTGGAAATTGGATTTGGAGTCGGAAACAATCTCCCACAGCGACCATGACAATCTAATTCTACAGCTAGTGTAATACAAATAATCTTAGCATAGCCTTTATCTGCCGCTGTGCAGAAATACAAGGTTTAAACACAATGAATAGACCTACTcgcacttttcttttttacctttAATACCTTTTGGACATCTGTTCATCTTCTACTCCCTTAGCTATTCAGTGACAGAAATTGTGACAAGTAGTGGCCAATCTTTTGCACgccactgtttaaaaaaaaaacaaactgaaaatggaaataaagtaCAAGAACCTCAGAATTGCACTGAATATTGGTTGTTGGTCTCCTTGATTTCGGCCCTGAACAACTAATTTTGGTTGATCCTTACTAAATTTGTCTTTACTCTATATGCAAACAATTGTAAAATACGCTGGCCTGCAATGCTTTTTTAATCTGCAGatgtactttgatttttttcaaagttcTTGATTGTGCATGATAGTCTTCTAAAGAAAGACATTAGTCACCCATATATTGCTGAAATTTGTTGCGTTAATGAGCTGTTGTTTTAGTGAGGGTGTTCTTATCTTTAAATTCTATGAAAAAATACATCTAAAATGGGAAATGGGATCTCCTGAATAGAAATGGTATATTGTCAGTAAGCAGTTAGTCCAGGAACACCGATGTCTTCTAGAAAGTTATTCCATTATAGCACTGATTATCGACTGTTTCAGTTCTTGTCTTGGTGAGATGATGAGTGTTCTGGAGGTATTTTTGGATGCTGACATATTCGCGCGTCTTTCGTAATATTTCACTTGCCGTTCTTCTGGTCTCATCAGTAATGACAGTTTGCTTTTCACTCTACTCTAATTTAATTACAGAAATGCATGTCAGTTGAATGGTTTCACAGAAGCAGAAGCTGTAAAGGTAGCGCCATTGAACATGACTGTTTTCCCTTCCTGTCAAATGTTTAAGAGAGATTATATTAGGGCTGGGAATCTTTGACTATCTCATGATTCGATTTGATTCAGATTTTTGGGTCTACGATTCAGTTCAGAATCGATTTTTGATTCAAAACGATTTTCGATTCAAAACGATTTGATTGATAATGATTTCTACTTCAATCTATAGGTGTGCCAAGGATCGTCATGATCTACTCCAGTCTGCTTTGCAAGACAGAATGACAAATGGAGACAttaaagtgtctttttttacatttatgtatttttttatttatttattttatttatttaagttttgAAATCTAAGGAAGTGCGTTTTCCACAAAAACGGTGTGTGGACCACAACTGCTACTCTATGTAGCTGGCTATGAAataagctgaaaaaaaaagtgcttctGTATAATAAAAATGGTACAGTTGAACATTGCATTGACATTCACGGCCGTGTGGCTTTTGTGCATCACATGAGTTTGCAAAACACGGGATTTGAGCAGCCACGTATCAGTTATATAGTGAGCTGTGAATGTCACAAAAGACTGGGTTGCTCTCGATGTCCATGCATCACATGTTAGTGCCACTCTGGTTGTTTTGGTCAAGGCACTGGCGACTTTTCTTTTAGTCTCTTGGTAAAGCTGTGGCACAGCTGTCTCAGTGAAAAACTTACGGGATGGTATAGCGTACCTTGGCTCCGCTGTCTGCAACATGCAGATAAACCCTTCGTTCTCCACCACACTGTAAGGCTGTAAGTCTTTGGCGATGAAGCAGGCGATAGACCTGGTAATTTTTTTAGCCCGCTCGGAGTTGGCAGAGAGTTTGATGAAGCACTGCAGTGTGCGTTGGTCTGCCGCTGGTGGCTGACTCTGCACTGTGACCTTTAACTCTGGGTGATGCCCGGTGATGTGAGCCCGCGCATTTGTGGTGTTCCCGAAGTGCTTAATCTTCATTTTGCAAACCTTGCAGACTGCGAAGCTCGTGTCAAGCTCGGTCTTCCTGGTATTTGGTAAAAACCTAACTGAGTCCAAATCTTTGCCTTAAATGAGGATGGGGCTGATTGAATTccctccatctttgtttttgtgtgtcccGCGCAAGCATGAGTTCCAGGACCAGCTGCGTGGTTACGTCAGGATATCGCATGCCCACTTCAGGGTAGCATAGTAAGTAGAGAGAGACCAGCCTTGACCTGGGTGGCCACATATCGCGATACATCTTCTGTGATTGTTGGAATTTTGCTCATGGGTGCCCAACAAATGAACTGCTGTCTTAGTTGATCTGCTCCTAAATACAGCCTCTCTTCATTCATCCTGTCCAGCTCACTCAATAATTCATTGTTTTGCCAAAGTCAGATCTTATTTTCATCTTGATGTATGACCCCTCTTTCATCATCTAGGTTTGGTTTGGTTCACAACTCTGGTAAAAATGTACGTTGCCATTCTGAAGGAACGAGATTACATATGTAGCACATTTCATTAGTTACATAACATCCCTCTTAAAGTCTTTTATGCTGGCAAGAAGTTGCAAATTAGGAAAGCATGTCTTGACTGCAGCAGGTTGTAGACAGATCAAAGTCTTCATTTATCCCAAAATGTCACCTATAACAGCAAGGAGAACGACATGTCATGAGTGGCTCTTAGCAGAGACCTCATCATCAAAGGTGGTTTCAATCATGAAAGGTGTTCTCAATAATGAAGATGCTTTTGGCCCATTTGCAGTTGCTAGGCAACTCCATCAGCATCCCTCTGGAAAGTGAAGAAGTGCTGGTAGGGGGATTGAAATGGTGAGCCATGCAAGGGTATGTTTGCATGTGGGAGAAATGCGTGCAGTGAGGTGTGTCTTATTCACTGCTTTATCGTAGCTTGTGATGGGGTTATGGTGGTGGAGGACATCAGCATTCAGGGGGCCACACTGACATTCTGGGAGTTTTGTCATTTACAGTGACACAATGCAAAGcatgttttccttttgcttCTCAGACAAACCCAATGATGTGGCAGTGAAAGCAGGGACATTTGCCAgatttgtctgtttgcttttctgtaaATGGGAAGGATACAGTTGTCACTTTACTGCATGAAATGAGTGTTGGGCTGAAGAATATATTGTTTCAACCTTGATATAGCAATGTATGCATATGGACTAATCACATTACAAAAGATACAATGTAATAAATCAAATTTGGCCCACCATGATCCGCTTGATTTTACTGCTTCATAACCAAAAAAGTTTACTTTTTTAGTGactaatctaaaaaaaattcATTTAATCTGAAAATTATCATAATTTAGCCAGAAACAAATGCCTCATCACAGTCATTATGGTAGTGTACTGATTCATTGAGCATAAAAACAAAGTCAAGTTCTCATAGATTTTTCCATGAAACAATTTGTTAAGATGAGGAACAACTGTTTTTTGCAAATTGAACTACCAAATTTTGTAACTGCGTACTGTATATCTGGTGAAATGATGTAACTTAAATTACTACATGTAAATGCAGCATAAATtgccaaaaaaatcaaaaataaatcttattttttCCATAAGGTTCAGCCCATGAACACAGGCTTTGCTGAAGCCCATCATCAGATTCCCTGTACTGGTTGTGAAAAATAAGTTAGCCTGTGTAGCAAAGTTTcgcttctctcttttttccttctgtcgTGCCTCTACCTGCTGATAGTTACAGAAAAGGGAAAGTCTAGTGCCTTGGGGCGCAGTGTGGGAGTCCAAGTGGAATGTTTGACAACAGAAGACTGAACACATGCTGTGTAACCTTCACTGACCTCTGCAATCCTATGTATGCGTGCCAACACAAGGGAATGTTGTCAAAGCTTCCCTTACGtctcacagacagaaatgtgctcAGATTAGCACACTTCCTAGTacccacctgtctgtcccctcCAAACACACAAGAAGGAGAACGAAGTATGTGGATGACCTTACAAGGTAATACTGTCCAAGTATGGCTCTGGCATGGGTTCTCGCCAAAGTAATGTCTTGCCGTTTGTTATTGTCTCTCATCAGCAGTCAAAACACCAAATATATATTAAACATATTGTGAAATAGaaacagcaaatcatcacatttgagACACTTGAATCAGCAAGTACTTAGTATTTTTATCTGATTAAATTGATTAATCAGCTCAAGAAACTCTGAGCTTGCAAGAAAATGGAATATGTATCCCACAGACTGCTGTAGAGCTTTGGATTGTTAATGTACTTGATACCTACCCTTTGTCTCTAACTATGGTGATACATTCCTGGAAAACtgaacactgttttttttcctttcctggcCACAAAGCTCTCTGTTAGAGGTACTGTCCCCATCCTTAAGAGAGCAGCTTAATAACTGCTCTTGTTTCACTCTGCGAGAGAATTGCCATGTCGAGTAGCCATCAGTTTGTAGACAGACCATCCCATTGTACGTCTGGGcacacaatgatgatgatgatgatgatggtgatctCTTTTGATTCAACCGTTGCTTGTTCCCACTGAATCCACAGGCTTTTTTCATTAACACTGATCAATAGGACCACCGCAGTGTATCCTCCTATCACAGCTAACAGCCAACATAGGCAGAATAATACAAATACATGGCACGTAAATGATCTTCTTTTGAAACTAGCTCCTGTGGGTTAAGGgctaaggttagggtaaggttaggtttagattaCGGTTAGgattaggcaagtagtggttatggttatggttatggttatggctatggttatggttatggttatggttatggtaagtctccagcaaatgaatgtaagtctatgtaatgtctccAAAAATGATGgacacaggactgtgtgtgcatgcatgtgtgtgtccatgtgcgtGTGCCTGTAGTCTTTGAGCAGGCACCTGCGTCCGCTGGCCTCTCGGCAGACCTAGAGGACATCTGGctcctgcttccagtctgaCTTAAGAGGAGGGTTTTATTGGTTGCCTGTATTTGCTGGACCCGTGTTATGCAATTGTGTTGCATAAGTCAAGTCCTCAAGGGGATTATTGGTAGATTGGATGATACCTCTTCCTGCCTGTGCTGTTGAGAGGTGCCTTCTTCAAAGGGAGGGGTAATAACAGAAATTCTGGAAACTCcaaattaatatatttttttccatcttctttccttttttctctatttcatttattcatttcctcCAATAttactaccacacacacacactgacccacCTCTATGTACCTCTCTTTCTACTTCTCTTAGGTGTGTTCACCATGGCGTCTAAACCTCACCCTCCTCTAATGAAGAAGCACAGCCAGACAGACCTGATAAGCCGCCTGAAGAGCCGGAAGATCCTTGGAGTTGGtggagaggatgatgatggtgaagtGCACCGCTCAAAGGTCAGATTACATCACATGATGTTTTATTCGTGTCCCTTTTGTTTAATATGGCCAGTGATGCAGATATATGCAGAGAGCAAATAGCTAGTGTGTTATAGCAACAAAtaacttaaagtaaaagtagGCAGATGTGTTCAACCATCATCTCTCAAATGGATAAAATTGCACCAATGCATAAGGAAAAATGGCACTTAACCAGAGATGCATTCATTAACCCTGAGAAGAACTATGGATTCCTTTTAAAAGCCACAATGGCCTGCTAATTGGCTCATCACTCTCATGGTGTCCCATTGTGTGCATTTGCTCCTTACGCTTCACTGAATCTAGATCACGTAATCCCATGAGCTCTCGTAGCTCCACTGAGATGTGACTGCCTCCTCTGGGAGACTCCCTGCCTCTTGCATCTCATTTGTTATATTCGTTCCTCACATGTATATACACATTCATGTAGATGCACAGTGATGTATttaccaaaaacacaacagcgcAAATGCTGGTTCATGCCAGGAAGCGCAAAAACGCTTGTCATATGTTGAGTTGCACAGTTGCAGACTCACAGGCATttcttgttccatttcagtgaACTAAAATATCAAGAttgctttctccttttttttctttttttttttatcagattGCATCAGAATGATAGGCTGAGCAGACTGTTCCTCACTGAAATATTAATCAGCAAGTGGGAGAAAGGAACAGAACAGAAGGGAGCGGGCATACGGTGGTGGCTGATAGCTTGTGATGACATGTTGGCCCTCTTTTCTCAGCCCTcctgagtgtttgttttctctctcaacGTTTTTGCAAGAAGCCTAAACCAGACATCTGCCACTCAGATCCCTTTCACATAGCTTACTGAGGGATACATGTgctgacaaagaaagagaaacagtgaTTGCCTCTGCATCCATGTCCCATATTTAATTTGAGAAAGATTTTGGAGGTTAGCTactggctgtaatgactgaatGGTGATCTAGCAATAGTCTAAGTGCCGTAACACAATACTCAGAATAATGTGGTTTATTGTATGTGCTGTTTTGAATAGTAGGTTTCCCTATTTAATTGTGTCATTGACCCTGATTTAGAAATTAAATTGTTGTACTTACCATGTAATTGTTCACTTCTTCTACTGCATTGTGCTGTTATTCTTGAGCTGTTCCATTTATCCTTGCATTAAGTGGTTGTCGTAAAAAGACCCCTGGGATCTAACAATAAAGTCAGCTCCATTGGAGGAGTTGGTTTGGAGGGGAAACAGTTGACTTCATGCCTGTGGTCCTTGTAAACAAAGGAGGGAAGTGCTCCTCTAGCCCACTGACTGTCTCTTCCTGCGTTTTTAACTGCTTAGAGATAAGGACACTGTTGCTATTGCTTATACTTCAGGTGAGAAAGAggctttgtgtatttgtgctgtCATGTATGAGTGCAACTCTGCAAAGACACACGGCCCTTCTTACCTATTGtgacatttttaacttttttaacCGACTGGTATGTTATTTTAGTGGTAACATCATCTAGCAACAACTGAGCACTGACAGCATGAGCCCAGGCCTTCATAAATGTTTGACTGCACAAACTGACATCATTCATCAGACGAGATGCGTGCATACTCAAATGACAAATTTTAGTTTGTTGGATAACTGATTTCTCCTGAATATTTTTCAGAGTTGCCCTTTGTTTACTGCGTGTAGCTGACTGAGTGACTGATGACAAGGCCAGACCATAGCAGCTGTGATTAAGCATCTCTTTCCACATACAGCATTGtgatttcttccttttcctgtttctccctccctccccaacTCCCATCCGCTCTATTCCACCCCAAGCCAGCCCTGTACCATCAGTTGACGCTCAGCTCCCTTTGAGTATTTCTCATGccagtcatgaatatttatgcGTTCCTGTCAAAAACAACCCCTGAAATCATGAAACAGGAAGGCTGATTCACCTGGTCACGTGATCACAGCTGGCACAGATGGATTCATGTAAAGGCACTTCAGCTGCAGTGCAAGGAGAGATGTAATTGGTCTAGTCTGTAACTGTgaatctgaatatttttggaGCTTAACTTCAAGGCTGTATTTTCTTAAGGCCTCTGCTCTGAAATCAAAGTTTGTAGCAGTAGATCTACTGAGAGGAAAtgttaaagaaacaaaagaaattcccttttccttttttatttttgacataaaATGCCTTTTCCACAAAGCTACTTTAATGAGGCTTTTTTGGGCCATTTGTGCCTGAATGCATGGCTGTATGCTGCCAATGCGTTCATGAAATaatatcttatcatattttttCTAAAGTGCATACATTGCATATGTTTTACTGCTTTTGAGTAATGTATGTAACATTTAATGTGCTATGCCAGTAGGACTGGGTGTTATGCAtgaattatcatttttttcTATCAATATTCATTACAATATGGCAAATGTATGCAGAATCACAGATAAAATTATGAAACTGAAGTTCAGAGCTATGAACTATGTTCCACTGTGAGGTGTCTTATGTTTAAAATCTTTCAAAAACaagttttgttcattttgattttctacCTTTCCTGGAATAAGTAATGTGGATAAAAGAAATTTGCAAAGCAATAATATGATAAACCACATCATCATATGTGACTTCATGAGGATTCTTTTCATGATATGATTTGATTGAGTCACAAGACTGCAAAACAcagttttttgggggtttttttcaTAACGTTCCAGATGCAGTGCTCAGTTTCACTTACATGGTGGCAAAACCCTTGAAAACCCTTGTTTTCCATGATATGACATGActcattttgtttcattcactttgacattttgcagGCCCGTCATGCAGAAAACTGCTTTCCCACTGATAGTGCCTTCCCTGAAAACACTACAAGTCAGAAACTGATTCATCTTTTTCGGTTTAGtggttttcatgtttcattgtATTTTTGGTTTGAGTGATGCTATCTCACTGCAACCCAAGAACAGTTTCTTGGAAATGTTTAATGATGAAGGAAACTCATTGATGTTAGGGAAATGATAGGACCTGAAGGCTTTGGATGAAGGAATTCATCGTCTCAGCCAACCAACGATTGTAATTTATCTGTGGGTTACTGTCTGTTCGGGCAGAAAactgggtttgtttgttttttctcatgcCCTTTGTGCAGTTCATGTGGATCAGTTTGTTTACCTCCCTGTCCTTGTGTATTTTAGACTTAAAAAAATATGGTGTCTTTTCCCCATACATTTAGACCTTGGTATTTCAATTTTGTTGCACTTGGAACATACTGCATATGGCTGGTTTGAGGCGCAAAAGTTCTTCAGAAGATCTCACTGTacttatgttttgttttattactcGCAGACAATAATACTTTTCTATAATCTTTGAATGAATGATACTTTTTCATGCTGTATTGGGAGTATGATCTactgttttttaatttctttttttgacatttatgtttcgtgtttgtattgtattgtcATTGAGGACCGACCCCCTTGAAAATGAGATGGTGTATCTCAAAGGGTTATTCCTCATAACGTGTGTGTGATCGATTTTCTCACTATCGACTATGTTTTGGCTAATTGTTTATTCACTGCATCGTACCAGCACTCAGACAGTTGAATAAGAAGATCACTTGGATGCtttcatatttgtgttttttggagaGTTTCATGCGAATGTATTCATGTACATGATGGAGCAGAGTTAGAAAAACAAGATTCCAATTATTCGCATTCCATCATCTTCTAGCATCTGTGATAAGAGATGCTTATCCTAACACATATTACGTACCGGGGAAACGCTTGGGTGTGCCTTCTCCATAATACTGTATGATAAGATTCGTTCTGTGTGGCATTTCATGAAATATTAACAATTGTTCTGTTCAACTGGATGAATGAGTAATTACTTAGACTTTGTTATAATTTTCTCCCACTAAATGTTTCAAGCTCTCAGGATTACAAATTGAGTATTGCTTGGTGCTGGTGTTGCTAGGATTAAGTTCATTTGTAGCAAATAAGGCTTTTCTTTTGGCATTGGCTTGGTAGTTGGTTATTCCTCCAGAATTCACTGCAAGATGTTGTCATGACATACCCTCTTAATCTTCAGTGGATGATTAAGGAGGTGAAGATATTTAGTTTCTAAATTAACATCTTTAATGGTCCTTCTTTgatcttttcttctctctccactgCTTTATTTAATATACTTCTTTCCAGTAGCTTTCTATGGATGTGCTGACAACATCGAATACACCTCCATGGAGCACACTTTATTCTTGGTTATGTGGCTCTTTGTGGAAGGCTGTCATAATAGATATCTGTTAAAATGACATGATTGCTGTTACACTTCTGTTCTCATagctcatttcctttttcttttgtcttgccTTGTTTGCTCACAGATCAGTCAGATGCTCGGAAATGAGATGAAATTTGCAGTGCGAGAGCCCATCGGGCTGAGGTGAGACTTCAGCTGCTCagaacacagtaaacacagcagactgtGTGAGGTCATCTGCATATCACTTCCAGTAAAGTTCAACATCTTGCAAATGCTGAAGCAGATGTACTTTCAGCACTGGTTGCAGGAAGGATACAGTCAGTCATGTCATGTTTCTCCTCTTAGGGTGTGGATACTCATCTCAGCAGTGGGTTTCACAGTTATGGCCCTGATGGTAAGTGTTGCTTAAATTATCAACACAATGAAGACGTTGTTTCACATTCATGACTTAAGAGGAAAAATCATGTAAACCCAGCAGCCAGTTACTGTAGATTCTTTTACAACCCATCAGCGAGGGACATCTGGAGATACAGCAAAGTCTTTGTCGGCCATACCACCTAAATGCTCAATATCCTCAGTGTTCATGGCGTATGCAGTGCTTCTGactcacagacaggaagacTTTGTCAACGCTGCTGCATTTTGGGTGGACAGAATGCTGTTGTGTTGATATGACAGagttgtgcttttgttttcctACACAGGCCCTGATATTTCCCAACCAGCTATATGAGGTTGTTTTTGAGGAGGAGCTCTCCACGACCAACATCTCCATTCGCCTTTATGGAGGAGCACTGCTTAGTAAGTCTTCACTcctaaaaatgaagaaagacacacagattaTAAATGCATAGAGCTATTCATGCTTCCTCATGCAtagctgcagcacagtgcatATGCTGTAGCTATGCATGAGGGAGTACATTCACTGTGCTGCAACAATACTGACACACATAATTTTTCTGTTTAGCCATGGACATGCTAAAAATGCACACTGCTTCACCGCTCGTGGTTTCTTGTGATAATGCCTTCTTATGCATTCATTACAGTTCGCACACACGCATTCAGATGATGAACAAAAAAGCTCCCTTCTTGCCACACAATCATTCCTTTAGGCTACAAACAGAGGTTGTATAATGTCATTCAGTTCTGTCTATCCACACTTCATTATGATGTCCTGATGGGTACAGAGCCTAATTCTCCAGAATATTCAGCAAAGGCTTGAGTCGCCTCTGTGTCGCCCCGTATATCAGGTCTAAATCTGGTGGGAACACAGTGAGGAATGGCAGGATAGTGTATTGTActgagtgtgtttgcgtgcgtgcgtgcgtgcgtgcgtgcgtgcgtgcgtgcgtgcgtgcgtgcgtgcgtgcgtgcgtgcgtgcgtgcgtgcgtgcgtgcgtgcgtgcgtgtgcgtggaTGTGGTTTGGACAGGATCTCTGCTCACTCAATCACGCATTAaatagttgtttgtttgttttgttttttattttgttttttgctccTCTGTGCCACAGCACCCATGGGAGACAATCGATGCTCATAAATATGCCAGTTAATTATGGCATTTGTGCTTTGCTCCTCTGTCACAGAACAATTATATTGGAGGTGTGAGTGATTATTTTAATGGCCTTAGTTTGAGAGAAGGCTGTCAGGCAAGTGATTACAGTGATTACAGGGTTTGTGATGGCTCTATGAAGGGCCACAATATGATTGTGACACAGGCTGGTTATA
This sequence is a window from Chaetodon trifascialis isolate fChaTrf1 chromosome 10, fChaTrf1.hap1, whole genome shotgun sequence. Protein-coding genes within it:
- the tp53i11b gene encoding tumor protein p53-inducible protein 11b; translation: MASKPHPPLMKKHSQTDLISRLKSRKILGVGGEDDDGEVHRSKISQMLGNEMKFAVREPIGLRVWILISAVGFTVMALMALIFPNQLYEVVFEEELSTTNISIRLYGGALLSLALIMWNGLYTAEKIVIQWTLLSEACYFAVQFLVTSITLMEIGILPNAAMLLLLSRVLFLVVTMAYYYHLGRKAKKI